One window of Corynebacterium doosanense CAU 212 = DSM 45436 genomic DNA carries:
- the trpB gene encoding tryptophan synthase subunit beta — MTDTSPTYDGIGGQPKLPAYFGEFGGQFVPESLIPALDQLEQAFIDAWASEEFMTEFRRLLKDYLGRPTPLTEVRNAVTGDNARIFLKREDLVHGGAHKTNQVIGQALLAKQMGKTRIIAETGAGQHGTATALVCALLGLDCVIYMGAKDVARQQPNVYRMRLHGAEVIPVDAGSGTLKDAVNEALRDWTATFHDSHYLLGTAAGPHPFPAIVRDFHRVISEESKAQMVERTGALPDVVVASVGGGSNAIGMFADFLLDESVELVGTEPGGEGVETGKHGAAIAEGNIGILHGTKSYLMRNPDGQVTESYSISAGLDYPAVGPQHAHLAKTGRAKYVPVTDKESLAAFQILARTEGIIPALESAHAFAYALRRAAEAEAAGEKLNILVCLSGRGDKDVDHVRRTLDERPDYVLADEDFPTYKEN; from the coding sequence ATGACCGACACCTCACCCACGTACGACGGCATCGGCGGCCAGCCGAAACTCCCCGCCTATTTCGGGGAGTTCGGCGGGCAGTTCGTGCCCGAATCCCTCATCCCGGCCCTGGACCAGCTGGAGCAGGCGTTCATCGACGCCTGGGCCAGCGAGGAGTTCATGACCGAGTTCCGACGCCTGCTCAAGGATTACCTCGGCCGCCCCACGCCATTGACCGAGGTGCGCAACGCGGTCACCGGCGATAACGCCCGCATCTTCCTCAAGCGCGAAGACCTCGTCCACGGCGGCGCACACAAGACCAACCAGGTCATCGGTCAGGCGCTGCTGGCCAAGCAGATGGGCAAGACCCGCATCATCGCCGAGACGGGCGCCGGCCAGCACGGCACGGCAACCGCGCTCGTGTGTGCTCTGCTCGGGCTCGACTGTGTCATCTACATGGGTGCCAAGGACGTCGCCCGCCAGCAGCCCAACGTGTACCGCATGCGCCTGCACGGCGCGGAGGTCATTCCGGTGGATGCCGGGTCCGGAACCCTCAAGGACGCCGTCAATGAGGCGTTGCGCGACTGGACCGCGACCTTCCACGACTCCCACTATCTCCTGGGCACGGCAGCCGGTCCGCATCCCTTCCCCGCCATCGTGCGGGACTTCCACCGGGTGATTTCCGAGGAGTCCAAGGCGCAGATGGTCGAACGCACCGGTGCGCTGCCCGACGTCGTCGTGGCTTCTGTCGGCGGCGGCTCCAACGCGATCGGCATGTTCGCCGACTTCCTGCTGGATGAATCGGTCGAGCTCGTGGGCACCGAGCCCGGGGGAGAGGGGGTGGAAACCGGCAAACACGGCGCGGCCATCGCCGAGGGAAACATCGGCATCCTCCACGGCACTAAGTCCTACCTCATGCGCAACCCGGACGGTCAGGTCACCGAGTCCTACTCCATCTCCGCCGGCCTGGACTACCCGGCAGTCGGACCGCAGCACGCTCACCTGGCCAAGACCGGCCGGGCGAAGTACGTTCCCGTCACCGATAAGGAATCCCTCGCCGCGTTCCAGATCCTCGCGCGCACCGAGGGCATCATCCCCGCGCTGGAGTCCGCGCACGCCTTCGCCTACGCGCTGCGCCGGGCGGCCGAGGCCGAAGCCGCCGGGGAGAAACTGAACATCCTCGTCTGCCTGTCCGGCCGCGGCGACAAGGACGTCGACCACGTCCGCCGCACCCTCGACGAGCGCCCCGACTACGTCCTCGCCGACGAAGACTTCCCCACCTACAAGGAGAACTAG
- the trpA gene encoding tryptophan synthase subunit alpha encodes MTDRYEALFRSLGEKDEGAFVPFLMLADPNIDDSWEIIQAVVEAGADALELGVPFSDPVADGPTIQKSHIRALDGGSTVQKCLELIRRTREAYPDLPIGMLIYANVAYVRGLEAFYQEFKDAGADSILLPDVPAREGAPFAAAAEAAGIAPIFIAPAQASEASLKGVAARSRGYIYAISRDGVTGTEKESDTSGLKEVVDNVNRFGGAPVLLGFGISSPTHVRDAIAAGASGAITGSALTKIIDAHSEGEHPEPGKISDMAALRADIAEFVSEMKEATRS; translated from the coding sequence ATGACCGACCGTTATGAAGCATTGTTCCGCTCACTGGGGGAGAAGGACGAAGGAGCGTTTGTCCCCTTCCTCATGCTCGCCGACCCCAACATCGACGACAGCTGGGAGATCATCCAGGCCGTCGTTGAGGCGGGTGCCGACGCCCTCGAGCTCGGCGTCCCCTTCTCCGACCCCGTGGCGGACGGGCCCACCATCCAGAAGTCCCACATCCGGGCGCTCGACGGGGGCTCCACGGTGCAGAAGTGCCTGGAGCTGATCCGCAGGACCCGCGAGGCCTACCCCGACCTGCCTATCGGCATGCTCATCTACGCCAACGTCGCCTACGTACGCGGCCTGGAGGCGTTCTACCAGGAGTTCAAGGACGCCGGTGCAGACTCCATCCTGCTGCCCGACGTCCCCGCCCGCGAGGGTGCTCCCTTCGCCGCAGCTGCGGAGGCAGCGGGGATCGCTCCCATCTTCATCGCCCCCGCCCAGGCCTCGGAGGCCTCGCTGAAGGGCGTGGCTGCTCGATCCAGGGGATACATCTACGCGATCTCCCGCGACGGAGTCACCGGTACGGAGAAGGAGTCGGACACGTCCGGGCTGAAGGAAGTGGTGGACAACGTCAACCGGTTCGGGGGCGCCCCGGTTCTCCTGGGATTCGGCATCTCCTCGCCCACCCACGTCCGGGACGCCATCGCGGCCGGGGCGTCCGGTGCGATCACCGGTTCCGCACTGACCAAGATTATCGACGCGCACTCGGAGGGCGAGCACCCCGAGCCCGGCAAGATCTCCGACATGGCGGCGCTGCGCGCGGACATCGCGGAGTTTGTCTCCGAGATGAAGGAAGCGACACGCAGCTGA
- a CDS encoding Rieske (2Fe-2S) protein yields MSDSPISCSRRTFLLATATTAAGAFLAACGSKAAESIAIGDVPVGGAVFAGDIIIAQPTAGQFAAYSRTCPHQGNTIDKIDGGTVTCTAHGSTFDIADGSVVSGVARDPLTRGSATAEDGTVSATL; encoded by the coding sequence ATGAGCGACTCTCCGATCTCGTGCAGCAGAAGAACTTTCCTCCTGGCGACCGCGACCACCGCGGCGGGCGCGTTCCTCGCCGCCTGCGGCAGCAAGGCCGCCGAAAGCATCGCGATCGGTGACGTGCCCGTCGGCGGGGCCGTGTTCGCGGGCGACATCATCATCGCGCAGCCCACGGCAGGGCAGTTCGCCGCATACTCCCGTACCTGCCCACACCAGGGCAACACCATCGACAAGATCGACGGCGGGACAGTCACGTGCACGGCCCACGGGTCCACCTTCGACATCGCTGACGGCTCTGTCGTCAGCGGCGTCGCCCGCGATCCCCTGACGCGGGGGAGCGCCACCGCCGAAGACGGGACCGTCTCAGCGACGCTCTAA
- a CDS encoding bile acid:sodium symporter family protein yields the protein MIERIKGTDPLIVLIVLAVIVAIIFPARGSFADAFQVATNVAIALLFYLYGARLSTREALAGLTHWKLHLTILAFTFVVYPLIALALRPVLTPFISEELYRGIVFLALVPSTVQSSVAFTSIARGNIAGAIVAASASSLVGVLATPLLVLLLMSTGDGITIDSSVFLDIALLLLLPFVLGQLTRRWTKDIAASKATKIVDRGSITMVVYSAFSAGMVAGIWSQVSVGEIIFLCVFSAALVAAMLWLTRFAATRLGFNRADTIAIEFCGSKKSLATGLPMATVIFGASSLGLLILPLMIYHQIQLMMCSWLAARYGRQDA from the coding sequence ATGATCGAACGCATCAAGGGAACAGATCCACTCATCGTGCTCATAGTCCTGGCCGTCATCGTTGCCATCATCTTTCCGGCGCGAGGATCTTTTGCCGACGCCTTCCAGGTGGCCACCAACGTCGCCATCGCCCTGCTCTTCTACCTCTATGGCGCGCGCCTCTCCACCCGCGAGGCGCTGGCGGGCCTGACCCACTGGAAGCTGCACCTGACCATCCTGGCGTTCACCTTCGTGGTGTACCCGCTCATCGCCCTCGCGCTGCGACCCGTCCTCACCCCCTTCATCTCCGAGGAGCTCTACCGGGGCATCGTCTTCCTCGCGCTGGTACCCAGCACCGTGCAATCCTCGGTGGCCTTCACCTCAATCGCCCGCGGCAACATAGCCGGGGCGATCGTCGCCGCCTCGGCCTCCTCGCTGGTGGGTGTGCTGGCGACCCCGCTGCTCGTGCTGCTGCTCATGTCCACGGGAGACGGCATCACCATCGACTCTAGCGTCTTCCTCGACATCGCGCTCCTGCTGCTCCTGCCGTTTGTCCTCGGGCAGCTCACCCGTCGGTGGACCAAGGACATCGCCGCCAGCAAGGCCACCAAGATCGTCGACCGGGGTTCCATCACCATGGTGGTGTACTCCGCGTTCTCCGCGGGGATGGTCGCCGGCATCTGGAGCCAGGTTTCGGTGGGGGAGATCATCTTCCTCTGCGTCTTCTCCGCGGCCCTCGTGGCGGCGATGCTCTGGCTCACCCGGTTCGCGGCCACCAGGCTCGGATTTAACCGGGCGGACACCATCGCCATCGAGTTCTGTGGATCCAAGAAGTCCCTGGCCACCGGGCTCCCCATGGCCACGGTCATCTTCGGCGCGAGCTCACTCGGACTGCTCATCCTGCCGCTGATGATCTACCACCAGATCCAGCTCATGATGTGCTCGTGGCTAGCCGCCCGCTACGGCCGCCAGGACGCCTAG
- the trpCF gene encoding bifunctional indole-3-glycerol-phosphate synthase TrpC/phosphoribosylanthranilate isomerase TrpF — translation MASSSLPTVLEGIVEGRRGHLAEIRERIAHVDPATLPVSTRSLYDSLGGGEGRGLNRFIMECKSSSPSLGMIREHYEPGAIARVYSRYASGISVLCEPDRFGGDYDHLATVANSTHLPVLCKDFIVDEIQVHAARYFGADAILLMLSVVSDEEYRSLSDEATRLGMDVLTEAITEEEVQRALRLGPKIVGINHRNLHDLSIDLSRSKTLTVNIPDDVVVVSESGIRDSETVRRLGGHSNGFLVGSQLTGQPDVDRAARELVYGPNKVCGLTSWSAAQAARAAGAVYGGLIFDPSSRRNVSRETAASIIAREPDLAYVAVSRETSGWAERLVDGIHALQIHSPYQGSIDAELKLIANVRQQVGEGVEIWRAVSMTGEQGPDVAKHLAESGAVTRLVLDAGDGGTGTSFDWNTIPAEVKTMSLLAGGISPGNIRDALAAGCAGVDLNSGVEYPAGAGAWAGHKDTGALTDIFQTIRQFSY, via the coding sequence ATGGCGAGTAGCTCCCTGCCCACCGTTCTGGAGGGCATCGTCGAAGGCCGGCGGGGACACCTCGCGGAGATCCGCGAGCGCATCGCCCACGTCGATCCCGCCACGTTGCCCGTGTCCACCCGCTCGCTCTATGACTCCCTCGGCGGGGGAGAGGGGCGGGGGCTCAACCGGTTCATCATGGAGTGCAAGTCTTCTTCCCCGTCCCTGGGGATGATCCGCGAGCACTACGAGCCGGGAGCGATCGCCCGGGTTTACTCCCGCTACGCCTCCGGCATCTCCGTGCTCTGCGAGCCGGACCGCTTCGGCGGCGACTACGACCACCTCGCCACCGTGGCCAACTCAACCCACCTGCCCGTGCTGTGCAAGGACTTCATCGTCGACGAGATCCAGGTGCATGCCGCACGGTACTTCGGCGCCGACGCCATCCTGCTTATGCTCTCCGTCGTCTCCGACGAGGAGTACCGCTCGCTGTCGGACGAGGCGACCCGCCTGGGCATGGACGTGCTCACCGAGGCGATCACCGAGGAGGAGGTCCAGCGCGCCCTGCGACTCGGGCCGAAGATCGTGGGCATCAACCACCGCAACCTGCACGATCTCTCCATCGACCTGTCCCGCTCGAAGACCCTCACTGTCAATATCCCCGACGATGTCGTCGTCGTGTCCGAGTCGGGGATCCGCGATTCGGAAACGGTGCGCCGTCTCGGCGGGCACTCCAACGGATTCCTGGTCGGCTCCCAGCTCACCGGTCAACCGGACGTGGACCGGGCTGCCCGCGAGCTGGTCTACGGCCCGAACAAGGTCTGCGGCCTCACATCCTGGTCCGCCGCGCAGGCAGCCCGGGCCGCAGGCGCGGTCTACGGAGGCCTGATCTTCGACCCGTCCTCGCGTCGCAATGTTTCACGTGAAACAGCGGCGTCGATTATCGCCCGCGAACCAGATCTCGCATACGTGGCTGTTTCACGTGAAACATCGGGCTGGGCGGAGCGGCTCGTTGATGGCATCCACGCGCTCCAGATCCATTCCCCCTACCAGGGATCTATCGACGCCGAACTCAAGCTCATCGCCAACGTGCGCCAGCAGGTCGGCGAGGGCGTGGAAATCTGGCGCGCGGTGTCCATGACGGGGGAGCAGGGGCCGGACGTCGCCAAGCATCTCGCTGAATCTGGTGCAGTAACCCGGCTTGTGCTCGACGCCGGGGACGGCGGAACGGGTACCTCCTTCGACTGGAACACCATCCCGGCCGAGGTGAAGACCATGTCGCTGCTCGCCGGCGGGATCTCCCCGGGGAACATCCGGGACGCGCTCGCCGCGGGATGCGCCGGGGTCGACCTCAACTCGGGCGTCGAGTACCCCGCCGGGGCGGGCGCCTGGGCCGGGCACAAGGACACGGGCGCCCTCACCGACATCTTCCAGACCATCCGACAGTTCTCCTACTAA